In the Mercenaria mercenaria strain notata unplaced genomic scaffold, MADL_Memer_1 contig_918, whole genome shotgun sequence genome, one interval contains:
- the LOC128554984 gene encoding uncharacterized protein LOC128554984, whose product MRTSYMQNATVTTLRQKYWIPATSQCVKSILWKYTICNRIQGNPYRIADPPPLPNIRVAESPPFTVTENAYIGVLYVRYHSRNMIKTNICLSTCVMSRALHLEIEPDLSKESFLLALKRFVSRRSVPGVMMLDNATASESLKDILQSTQIREALSRKGTDWNFIPRRAPWYGG is encoded by the coding sequence ATGAGAACTAGTTACATGCAGAACGCTACTGTGACCACGTTAAGGCAGAAGTACTGGATCCCAGCTACCAGTCAGTGTGTAAAATCTATCCTCTGGAAATATACAATATGCAATCGAATACAAGGAAACCCGTATAGAATAGCAGATCCACCACCATTACCAAACATTAGAGTAGCAGAGTCTCCACCTTTTACTGTAACTGAAAATGCCTACATAGGTGTGCTATACGTAAGATACCATTCCAGAAACATGATAAAAACTAATATCTGTTTGTCCACATGTGTCATGTCTCGAGCCTTACACTTAGAGATTGAACCAGACCTGTCCAAAGAGTCATTCCTTCTAGCCTTAAAGCGTTTCGTGAGCCGCAGATCAGTTCCGGGGGTTATGATGTTAGACAATGCTACAGCGTCAGAAAGCTTGAAAGATATTTTACAGTCAACTCAAATCAGAGAAGCGTTAAGCAGAAAGGGCACAGATTGGAATTTCATTCCCAGACGAGCACCATGGTATGGAGGATAA